The following proteins come from a genomic window of Prionailurus viverrinus isolate Anna chromosome D1, UM_Priviv_1.0, whole genome shotgun sequence:
- the LOC125176644 gene encoding olfactory receptor 145-like: protein MAPGNSSFVAAFILVGLTDLPDLQLHLFCLFLVMYVVTVLGNLGLITLIGLNSHLHTPMYFFLFNLSFIDFCYSSVFTPKMLTNFVSKKNIISYRGCMTQLYFFCFFAISECYVLTSMAYDRYVAICNPLLYNVVLSPKVCSSLMLGSYLMAFSGAVAHTGSMLRLTFCDANTINHYLCDILPLLQLSCTSTYVNELVVFIVVGINIIVPSVTIFVSYGCILSSILRISSTEGRSKAFSTCSSHIIAVSLFFGSGAFMYLKPSSAGSMDEGKISSIFYTNTVPMMNPLLYSLRNKDVKLALRKTLSRRF, encoded by the coding sequence ATGGCTCCTGGAAACAGTTCTTTTGTGGCTGCATTCATTCTGGTGGGGCTAACAGACCTACCAGATCTCCAGCTCCACCTGTTCTGTCTGTTTCTAGTCATGTATGTGGTCACTGTGTTGGGAAATTTGGGCTTGATAACTCTAATTGGGCTGAATTCACACCTACATACTCCAATGtacttttttctcttcaatttgTCCTTCATAGATTTCTGTTATTCTTCTGTGTTTACACCCAAAATGCTGACTAACTTtgtatcaaagaaaaatattatctccTACAGGGGGTGCATGACCCAgctttactttttctgtttttttgctatttctgAATGCTATGTGTTGACATCAATGGCCTATgatcgctatgtggccatctgtaaCCCACTTTTGTATAATGTTGTTCTGTCCCCTAAAGTGTGTTCCAGCCTTATGCTTGGTTCATATTTGATGGCATTTTCGGGTGCTGTGGCTCACACAGGAAGCATGCTGAGACTCACCTTCTGTGATGCAAACACCATCAACCATTATTTGTGTGACATCCTCCCCCTTCTCCAGCTCTCCTGCACAAGCACCTACGTGAATGAGCTGGTGGTTTTCATCGTGGTGGGCATCAACATCATTGTGCCCAGTGTCACCATCTTTGTGTCTTATGGTTGCATCCTCTCTAGCATCCTCCGCATCAGTTCCACTGAGGGCAGATCCAAAGCGTTCAGCACCTGCAGTTCCCATATAATTGCTGTTTCCTTGTTCTTTGGATCAGGTGCATTTATGTATCTTAAACCATCTTCTGCTGGGTCTATGGATGAGGGAAAAATATCATCTATCTTTTACACCAATACAGTTCCCATGATGAACCCTTTACTTTACAGCTTGAGAAACAAAGATGTTAAACTTGCTTTGAGAAAAACTCTAAGTAGAAGGTTTTGA